CCTTACCGCTTAGCGCTGCTGCGCGCTTTTCGTACTGTTCTTTGTCGTATTCACTTGAGGCATTCTCAGCCTGGGTGTGAATTTGCGCGATACGTGCTTTTACTTCTTTTGCGTCGCCAGCACCCTCAATAATGGTCGTTTCGTCTTTACCAACGATCACCTTGCGAGCACTACCAAGCACATCGAGTTCAGCACTTTCAAATGTAATACCCCGATCCTCGCTAATAACTGTTGCACCTGTTAGAATCGCGATATCTTCGAGGATTTCTTTGCGGCGGTCGCCAAAAGCTGGAGCCTTAACGGCTACAGTATTAAAGACACCCTTCAGCTTGTTGAGTACAAGCACGCTTAGCGCCTCGCCTTCAATGTCATCGGCAATAAGAACAAGGTCTTTCTTACCTGCCTGCGCGAGTTTTTCAAGCATCGGCAAGAACTCTTGTACGCTTGAGATCTTTTTATCAGTAATAAGAACTGCTGGTTTCTCATATACAGCTTCTTGACGGTTCATGTCGGTCGCAAAAAGCGCACTGACAAATCCACGATCAAGACTGAAGCCTTCTACGACTTCAGCTTCCATCTCTAGACCCTGGCCAGCCTCTACCGTTACCACGCCATCTTTACCAATCTTAGCAATCACGTCGGCAATAAGCTTACCGATACTAGCATCGCCAGCACTGATCGTCGCAACTTCAGCGACGCGGTCTTTTTTGCCTTCAATGCTCTCCGCCAATGCGTCAAGCTGTTTTACAATCTCGCTGCCTGCAGCCTCAATACCCTTACGAAGCTCTTGCGGGTTGTGGCCAGCTGCAATCAGACGGTTTGCTTCTTTAAGGATGTTATAGATAAGAACGGTCACAGTAGTTGTTCCGTCACCTGCCACCTTATTAAGCTTGCTCGCAGCCTGCTTAATAAGTTCTGCACCTACTTTGTAGCCAAGCGTTTCATCATC
This portion of the Candidatus Chromulinivoraceae bacterium genome encodes:
- the groL gene encoding chaperonin GroEL (60 kDa chaperone family; promotes refolding of misfolded polypeptides especially under stressful conditions; forms two stacked rings of heptamers to form a barrel-shaped 14mer; ends can be capped by GroES; misfolded proteins enter the barrel where they are refolded when GroES binds), encoding MAKKVFYDEDARARVLGGAKALYDAVKVTYGPKGRNVVIAKGYGGPTVTHDGVTVAESVDLPENDDETLGYKVGAELIKQAASKLNKVAGDGTTTVTVLIYNILKEANRLIAAGHNPQELRKGIEAAGSEIVKQLDALAESIEGKKDRVAEVATISAGDASIGKLIADVIAKIGKDGVVTVEAGQGLEMEAEVVEGFSLDRGFVSALFATDMNRQEAVYEKPAVLITDKKISSVQEFLPMLEKLAQAGKKDLVLIADDIEGEALSVLVLNKLKGVFNTVAVKAPAFGDRRKEILEDIAILTGATVISEDRGITFESAELDVLGSARKVIVGKDETTIIEGAGDAKEVKARIAQIHTQAENASSEYDKEQYEKRAAALSGKVAVIKVGGASETEIDEKKFRVDDAVAATKAALAEGIVAGGGVTLVNLSMGIVADGADSISAGRQILKNALKQPFLQIMANAGLNSEALLAQVESAKPGFGVNVNAPEKGLIDVKKEGVIDPARVTKEAVQNAVSIASTAATMGALVVDVPESEAPAAMGGGMPGMGMM